In Malaclemys terrapin pileata isolate rMalTer1 chromosome 10, rMalTer1.hap1, whole genome shotgun sequence, the following are encoded in one genomic region:
- the LOC128844755 gene encoding interleukin-9 receptor-like translates to MGKDIWGVCLQLCFIAIVFSRRGEGREFPGNLSCLNNYLYRVDCTWETDGRVGDGPFHVHFTNSDENYTCTLTARDKLHSQHHCTMNMMERFTQHDSYSILLQGGFFGRNRTYIAFQDYEPSLNIKCDPPFNLQSNISASKCQLWWSVPGPLEPILQYELEYKEHNTSWEQAHHKQLFNAVTKVEIEAMEFEAGITYTLRVRCKTSQVEDGYKSQWSEWSQTTEFQRAAPPVFLQVPKKFFHGSMIQILFIPLCLGVILYIILNFKLSSRAKNIFCLNVPTPAAFFQPLYTLHNGNFKDWIGPNETCGQLRRDEANNPSKVTGDGVPGLGAHDIISQLSFKSLAKTEMIPQEDLCGPASRPDQQYLRSRYVSAEEVEARLPSLFLQNHTGDAGALDFSETSKTNLGSPDVSGNDPPYLQDGQGDSFMPQESLELESLSFCSNDYCTLCGSDSTGGPIPAELLQLTEKDGQVKH, encoded by the exons ATGGGAAAGGACATCTGGGGAGTGTGCCTCCAACTCTGCTTTATTGCCATTGTGTTCTccagaagaggggaaggaagag AATTTCCTGGCAACCTGAGCTGCCTGAATAACTACCTCTACCGAGTAGACTGTACGTGGGAGACAGATGGGAGAGTGGGGGATGGACCCTTTCACGTGCATTTCACAAA CTCGGATGAGAATTACACCTGCACACTGACTGCCAGAGACAAGCTGCACAGCCAGCATCACTGCACAATGAACATGATGGAGAGGTTCACGCAGCACGACAGTTACAGCATCTTGCTACAAGGTGGTTTCTTTGGGAGGAATCGCACATACATTGCTTTCCAGGACTATGAACCCAGTCTGAACA TTAAGTGTGATCCCCCCTTCAACCTGCAGAGCAACATCAGTGCCAGTAAGTGCCAGCTCTGGTGGAGTGTGCCAGGGCCTCTAGAGCCCATTCTTCAGTATGAATTGGAGTATAAGGAACACAACACATCCTGGGAG CAGGCACATCACAAACAGCTGTTCAATGCAGTGACAAAGGTAGAAATCGAGGCCATGGAGTTTGAAGCAGGCATCACTTATACTTTGAGAGTTCGCTGCAAAACTTCCCAAGTAGAGGATGGTTATAAAAGTCAGTGGAGTGAGTGGAGCCAGACAACTGAATTTCAAAGAGCAGCCCCCCCAG TTTTTTTACAGGTGCCCAAAAAGTTCTTTCACGGAAGCATGATACAGATTTTGTTCATTCCTCTATGTCTTGGTGTCATACTCTACATAATTTTGAACTTCAAGCTTTCCTCAAG GGCAAAGAACATCTTCTGCCTGAACGTTCCCACACCAGCTGCTTTCTTCCAGCCTCTCtacaccttgcacaatgggaatTTTAAG GACTGGATTGGACCTAATGAGACATGTGGCCAGCTCAGAAGAGATGAGGCTAACAACCCAAGCAAAGTGACTGGGGATGGAGTTCCTGGTCTAGGTGCTCATGATATCATTTCCCAGCTCTCCTTCAAGTCACTGGCAAAGACCGAAATGATTCCTCAGGAGGACCTTTGTGGCCCTGCCTCCAGGCCCGACCAGCAGTACCTCCGGAGCAGGTATGTGAGTGCGGAAGAGGTGGAAGCCAGGCTGCCATCATTGTTCCTACAAAATCACACTGGTGATGCAGGTGCCCTGGACTTCTCTGAAACAAGCAAAACCAACCTTGGCAGCCCAGACGTGAGTGGGAACGATCCCCCATACTTACAGGACGGTCAGGGTGACTCCTTTATGCCACAGGAGTCTCTGGAGCTGGAAAGTTTGTCCTTCTGTAGTAATGACTATTGCACCTTGTGTGGCAGTGACTCCACAGGTGGCCCAATTCCTGCTGAACTGCTACAGCTCACCGAGAAGGACGGTCAGGTCAAGCATTAG